GAGAGGCGGGcaggtgccgtcgtcgaagaTCATGTCGAGGTGAGATATGCCCATGGCCTCGAAGAAGGACGGGGAGTAGAGGGGCGAGTTgagacggacgacgagcccaaTGTTCCTCTCGGTAAAGTGGTTCAGAACGTTCTTGAAGGGTTGGGGTAGCGTCTTGTTCGCTTCCAATTGCCCCAGCGACCTGGGAAGCGCATCGAATTCCTCCGTGCCCTCCAGGACCTTGGCAATGGGCGCATGTTGGGGTGAAGCGAAGGCCAGGAAGTGTGGTGTGATCCAGTTGAAGTCTCCGTGCTCCACTCTCTCAAACTTTTCGtactcgtcgaggtcgaagtTGTCCAGGGCGCAGCAGCCCTCTTCCTTGGCTTTCCAAACACCGTAGACGACATCCTGAACGGTGATGCCGTAGTCGGCTTGACTGTATCCAGCGTCGCGGAAGGGCATCAAAGGCGGGTCGACCTGGGCGATGGGGGCCAAGGCCAGGTGAGGGGGCCAGTTCTGGATGAGGACCATGTAGCAGGCGAGCATGCaggcggcgttggcgcgACCTGAAAACTCTGTCAGCAAGGTGGTCCAAATACAACGACAACGGAATGCGCTGCAACATACTTCTGGGGTCGGCCCTGCTCCAGAAGACGATGGGGCGGTCCTTGTTCTCCTTGGCTCCGAGGACGTCGTGGAACTGCAGGGCGAAACGGTACAAGTGGCCGATGTGCAGTGGACCGAAGTCATGGTGAAAGGCGTTGTACAGCAGggtgtcgtcgacggtgaAGTAGTGAGGCTTTTGACGGGCGGCGGTCTGGACGGGCGTAgggccctcggcggccctCTGCGATCGCTTCCTGGGAGAAGACTGGACAGTCTCGCCATAGGGGAAAATGGTCTCGTCCGTGGGAGGATGGATGTACGCGGCCAGATACAGGCGGTCTGGGAGCCAAGTCAGAAGGGAGACGGGAAACAGGGCGCAATAGAGGTAGGGATGAAGCCAGGGTAAAGGGCCGTTGTAGCTGTCGCGCGATGCGCTCATGCCGACTTGCGACGTCTGAGGCGACCGAGGCAATTCAGAATAAGGATGCGACATGACTGCGATGATGGGGGACGAGAGGATGCGCAATGCGTGCGTGTTGTGAGCGCGGGCGGAAACACACCTGGGATGTACTCAATGACCTGGCCCATGTTGGGAGTCTTGGATGAAGGTGCCATTGATCTCGCGAGTCTCTGTTTCCTCCTGATTTGCTATGGCAATGGGAGACGAAGGAGGCAGTTGCTCTCGTGAGATGGCGCCTTGGAGGTAGAGATGCAAGCGAATTGCCTGTTTGCGAAAGGACACACGACAGGTGCCGAATGTGGACAGAAGCAAGCGAGGTTACTCCTTTGTATGCAAAGTAATGCGCGCGCAAGGGGAAGCGGTCCCTAGGAAGTAGCAATGCGTGGtggtggcgttggcgagcaGGTCCGACAGGAATGTTGAAATGGGCGGGTCTGaaacaataacaacaacaatgcTGTCTCTGTCGCGGTTGAGccagaagaggaggggggaaaggggacgAAAAGGCACGCCCTCGAGGGAGACAGGAGCGACAACCCGATTTCTGGAAAAACCAGATGCTTCTTTGGCGGTCGAAAAAAATGGAGGGAGAGATATCGAGATGGGTAAAAGGAAGGTATTGCGAAGCGCAAGGAGGGACCGAACGATGGTGTTTTTGTATGGTCTGGCGTATGTTTTGCTGAAGCGGTCAATATGGGCCCCGACCCCAAACAGCAAGGGTTGGTTGTTGTTAGCCTCGCAGTGTTGTGCTGGCTGCCGGGCTGCCAGGCCGTTGTCAAGACAACCTGCCAGGGGGGAGCACTGGCCACTTGTGAGCTAGTGGCCAATCATTTGAGGTCGTTCGACTGGTCTAAGACGCCTCAGGCAATACGCACCCGCCTCCATCCCGCTCATCCCCCCCAAGTGATGGCCCCCTCTAGACCCTTTTGGGCGCTTGACGGCTGTTAACGACCGCACAAGCTGATCCCTTCCTCCCAAATCCCATGGACCTCTCCTGCCTGCGCATGTTGTCGCCTCCTGCTATGTGTTACCCATCCCGTCAAAACAACCAAGCTACTCCGCAGAAGTTCTAGGCTTGCTTATCGGGCGGCACTGCATCATACACACACCCGACAACTGGGCTGCTGCCGTCTGCGCCAGAGCAACCCCACGTTCGCATAGCTCTGTGGATGACGGACCGCACCCAATGGGGTCAAGCAAGCAAGTCACCTTAGGGACGGGCGGAGGTCCTGTGCGTTGTCGGGTGTCACGTAGCCTAATGCCACCATGGAAACAAGCCTACGGAATGGCGGGGCAGCTGCATTGCCCTTATTTGCTTTTCCCTCCCTtattctttttcttttgttgTTGCCCGAGATCGATCTATCGGTTCTCCCCTATTTCGCCCTTATATCACTTACCCGTCCGCcatgtgtgtgcgtgtgtgtgtgtatgtatgtgtgtgtgtgtgtgtgtgtgcgtcAGTATAAATGTGTAGGTGACATCTCTCTATGTTTGCATGCACATGTTTTGTATTCCCGCTCGGTGGGCTGCGCCGAACGGAATTTCTGCGCCGACAATGACGACAGTCTTTTTCTGACAAGGCCGAAAACTGCCAGCGAAACTTCCCCCATTCCTACCTTTTTTGTATGTTTTTTTTAAACTCCCCCAAAAGCACCCCCCTCCAcatccttcccctccccctccaagCGCAAATTGCCGCGCTCAGCACCACGACCATggccgacaacaacaacaacaacaactctgCTGATGACGGGTTTCCCTGTTCCTTGTGagtcgtcgtagtcgtaTTGCTTTCCTTgcccctcccacccccttccCGCCTCCCTTGCGGCACACTGTCTCTGAATCACCACCGGAAAGAAACAACCCACTAAGACATCAAGCCACAGGACCATCGACGTCCCCTTCCCCACCCCGCGCCTTGCCTCCGTTGCTCACAAggcccttgccgtcgacCAGGAGCTGTCGCCGCTCGTCAGACGCACCTTCTccattgacgacgacgccgacgccgcctccgtcctccgcGTCCACTACAAGGCCACCACGAACCGCATGCtccgcgtcgccgtcaacggcctCATGGAGAGCCTCAACCTAGTCGTCGAGGTGATGGAAGAGCTCGACGTTGACGTCTTGgagcaccaccaccaggaCCCTCAATGAGCCATTCCGCGACAGGGAAGTAGGGGCGGTTACAGATGTCGAAGAAGGAAAACGCTCGCGAGCATGGTGTGGACAGGGAGCGGAACGATGCATCATGATTCTTTTTTACATTGTTTGTGATACCCTAGAATATACAATAGCCACATGACATGTGGCTACTTTTGTGACATGGGGAGGAGCTCGGTCCTGGAATCATCGGGTATCGGTACTACTTGCTAAGCTCGCTCAGTTCTAGACTTGTCTAGGGTGTTTGGGCCCGAAATGCGTTTGCGTGTGCCGGCAAGAGCCGCCCGCAACCTGAGGCGAAATACAGTGAGCAAATGTATGCTGCCTGTGAACTATACAATTCCAAAATGTCCCTCCGTGCCCTGAATTAGTTTCGTATATCATGCCTTGCCAGTTGCTCCGTCTTGTCGCAAGCCCCAAAGTCGTTGTTGCCATCGGGCTTGCAACTAGCTCTCTGCCGTCTCCTTTTGCGCCGAGCTTGCCTGCAGttgcagcttcttctcggcctcttcggctCGTctgttggcgtcggcgacttCCTGCTTCAGCTGCTTGATGTACTCGATCGCGAGCTCCACAGTGCTGGCCTTGCTGTTCGGCGCGCCGCCTGCCTtggcctccctctctctttctttcctttcttcGGCCTCGCTCTTAGAGTCTTTGGGTGGCTGCGGCAGCAATGTCGCGATTTCTTGCAAGGCCGAGTTGATGCGGTTGCGGCGGCCCTGTTCAGCGATTTTATGCGACGTGCGTTTCGATGTGAGGTTGGTCGACAGCTCGCTGGGATACGTTACGCCGGGCACTGTATTACCCTCGAGGATATTTTGATAGTTGGACTTGGAGGCCAGCAGACGGGAAGCCGTGTCTTCGGCCGACATACCACCGGGGGTGCCGGGCAAGAGCGGCTTGATGCTGGGAGATATCCTCGGTCGTAACGCAGGGGAAACATGCACCGAGCTGACGCTGCCTCTCTTACCCTGAGCGCCTCTGGCCATGAGCTTGGGCGTCTTTCTTGCCGTCGGGCCAGTTGAGCCAGGTCCAAGGTTGGGACTTGCGCTTGCTgaagcggcggtggcagGTTTGGCAAAAACTGGTGAAGGCAGCGGCTGGGACGATGAGGCCCTTGCCGAGCCCGGGTCGGATGGCGACTGGGTGGACGTCGCCGTGTCCAGTCTCGGAGGCTGTGGTTTTGAGGAAAAGTTGACCGACTCGGGTAATTCGAACGACTCGATGTTGTCTGGCATTCCTAGATCCTGTGGATTTGACGAGGCTGAGTTGTTCGCGCTGGAAGCAGGCAGTCTCATCAGAGA
The DNA window shown above is from Colletotrichum destructivum chromosome 2, complete sequence and carries:
- a CDS encoding Putative CTAG/Pcc1 family protein; translated protein: MADNNNNNNSADDGFPCSLTIDVPFPTPRLASVAHKALAVDQELSPLVRRTFSIDDDADAASVLRVHYKATTNRMLRVAVNGLMESLNLVVEVMEELDVDVLEHHHQDPQ